The following DNA comes from Winogradskyella sp. PG-2.
ACAAACGCAAGTTATAGGGCAAGAATCATCACTATCTTCTTGATGGCTGTGATTTGCACTAATCTCATTTTGATGCAAATCTTCCGCATTGTTTCCATCTGAACAAGGTTTTACAGATAGAACCAGAAATAGAATGGATAATATGACTGCGATGTTTTTCACTTATGCAAAGGTAAAATTTTTTCCGTGCAATGGTGTTGCAAAAGTCGTTTCCTAACTTTTTTTGTATTCGGTTTTTGAGCGTTGGCAAAAAACAGCTCTTTTATTTTTTTAAGCATTGGCTTTTCGCTTTGGCAGAAAAAATAAATGTGCTGTTTGTGCGGTTGTTTTTTTTAGTTTAAATGTTGATGTTTAACACGATTTTTTGCATTATGCACAACGTGTTTGTGTATGATTTCGTTGCGTGTTTCAGTAACTAAATTAGCAAATACAAACCGAATAGAAAATCCGCGAGGATTTTCGTAAGTAGGTGAGTACTAGCAATGAATTATACACGTTGTTGTGCTTTCGTTATTTTTCGTTATTTTTCGTTATTTTTTAGTCGAAATATGTTATTCATTTAGCGTCTTTATCTCTTTATCTAATTTGATAATAATCTCATTTATTTTTTTTTGAGTGTTAGAATAATTTGAGATTGCATAACTTCTCATAGCATTAACCATTGAAATTATATTGGTGGTTTTATTGTTGCTTAATAAATCTTGATAGTTATTTGGTTCTGCGCTCATATACTTTTCATTAGAAACAAATTCAAAATTGTCACTAAAAAAAGGATTTATTACTCCACTTAAATAATTCTCAAATTGGTTTGCAAATATATTTTGAATATACTTTAATTCCTTGTCATAAATATTTATGATTTCAAATTTTAGATCATCATTGGAAATAAAAGAT
Coding sequences within:
- a CDS encoding DUF6660 family protein; amino-acid sequence: MKNIAVILSILFLVLSVKPCSDGNNAEDLHQNEISANHSHQEDSDDSCPITCVCNCCGMTITYQPIQTFELGINNHISTEIISDYQSIYRFDFLSNIWQPPQLMT